From Cellulosimicrobium sp. ES-005, one genomic window encodes:
- a CDS encoding GNAT family protein: MTRGPVLLGEMVRLRPIEARDADRMWESLQDPESNRLTGTTATFTRDQIDTWSATISDREGRYDWAITAGAVRDGQPVSDEMIGEIVLNDLDEDARSANLRLALLPNYRGRGYGREAIFEVLRFAFEGATDVDGNRHEGPRLHRVSLDVLSINPRAQMLYESLGFREEGRLRDVYRDGDGWADATVMSILEDEFRAGLGTS; this comes from the coding sequence GTGACGCGCGGACCGGTCCTGCTCGGGGAGATGGTGCGACTGCGCCCGATCGAGGCGCGGGACGCCGACCGCATGTGGGAGTCGTTGCAGGACCCGGAGTCGAACCGGCTCACGGGGACGACGGCGACGTTCACCCGCGACCAGATCGACACGTGGTCGGCGACGATCAGCGACCGTGAGGGCCGGTACGACTGGGCCATCACGGCGGGCGCCGTGCGCGACGGTCAGCCCGTGAGCGACGAGATGATCGGCGAGATCGTGCTCAACGACCTCGACGAGGACGCCCGCTCGGCGAACCTGCGCCTCGCGCTGCTCCCGAACTACCGGGGCCGTGGCTACGGCCGGGAGGCGATCTTCGAGGTGCTGCGGTTCGCGTTCGAGGGCGCGACCGACGTCGACGGGAACCGGCACGAAGGTCCGCGCCTGCACCGCGTGAGCCTGGACGTGCTGAGCATCAACCCGCGCGCGCAGATGCTCTACGAGTCGCTGGGCTTCCGCGAGGAGGGCCGGTTGCGCGACGTCTACCGCGACGGCGACGGCTGGGCCGACGCCACCGTCATGAGCATCCTCGAGGACGAGTTCCGGGCGGGACTCGGTACGTCCTGA